The sequence GCCGTCGCGGAGTGGATCGACCGCGTGATCACGGCTGCCCGCGCGGGCGACGAGGCCACGATCGGCGCGGTGCGGGCCGAGGTGAAGGAACTGATGGCCGGGTACCCGGCCCCGGGGTTGCCGGTCGCCTGACGCGGCGCGCATGACTGTGCCCCGCACCGGAGTCGACCGGTGCGGGGCACGGCTTGGGGCTCAGCCCCGGGCGGCGTACGTGACGAACTCGCCCCACGCGGCGGGGGAGAGGGCGAGTTCGGGGCTGTGCTGGTCCTTGGAGTCCCGGACATGGACGGCGGCGGGGCAGGCGGCGACCTCGACGCAGCTGTCGCCCTCCGAGCCGCTGTAGCTGGACTTGTGCCAATCCATTGCCACCTCGACGCAGGCGTCGCCCTGAGAGCCGCTGTAACTGCTCTTGAACCAGGTCAGGCCGGACGTGCTCATAGCGCTCCTCGCATTCGCTTCAGCAGGCTCAGCGAGTCCTCGGGAGTCAGAGCCTGTGAACGCAGTTTCGCATACCGCTGCTGGAGGATGCTGATCTCTTTCGGATCGGAGATCAGCCGCCCGTTCTGCTGGCCCTCCGAGTAGGCGAACCATCGGTGTTCGGGCGTTTCCGCCAGCAGGATCGGGCCATCCGTGCCTGCGTGGTGTGGCTGACGCATGGGCATGATCTGAAACTCCACGTTCCAGTTTCCCTCGATCAA comes from Streptomyces sp. Mut1 and encodes:
- a CDS encoding DUF397 domain-containing protein, which translates into the protein MSTSGLTWFKSSYSGSQGDACVEVAMDWHKSSYSGSEGDSCVEVAACPAAVHVRDSKDQHSPELALSPAAWGEFVTYAARG